The Coffea arabica cultivar ET-39 chromosome 6e, Coffea Arabica ET-39 HiFi, whole genome shotgun sequence genome contains the following window.
TAATACAACATAGCCAACCATGCAGTTGACTCCATTGTActcataaaatatataatttttgaagCTCATTAAGCCAATTTTCCCCTTTCCATATCTTGTCACGAAAAGAAGACTCAATGGATAAAACACCAGGCCTAAAAGGACAAATTAACTTTATTTGACTTTACTCATAACTTGTTTGTTGATATACCAAGGCCTGAAGTTGATGAAATATTGTCGCTAGTCACCACTTAGTCACTTTCAAGGTTTAGACTCAGGAGGATTTTGTCCGCCTCCACCTTACTAAGGTTTTGGTTGAGGAGGAATTATAATAAGGTTAGCCAGGCGGTACGAGAAGGAATATATATGATTTGCCGGATCCTTCTTGATATATTCGAGAATGTAACATGTTTTACATCAGCAGCGATTTTATTCAGGGTTTGTTTTCCTCCTCGGACCTGGCAAGATCTTCTAGGTGGGATTCCTCTGAGATTAATATACacggaaaagggaaaaaaaaaatgaagaagaagaatatatAGTTGCATGTGTTTGGGTGAATCCGAATCATAGGTCCTCACTAACTAACAAACATAATTGGTTTTTCTTGTGAACAAGAGAATCTTTAAACATTATTCCCGAAGAGTACAGTACTTTTGCATGGCATTGAGTTGGCTTGCTGTTTTTCTTCACCTGATGACATCAAAATTTGTTTGATTCAGGAAAAGGAGAATTCATCACTTGCTCCAAGCACATGAACTCGGAGCTGTATTATGCAGTTCTGGGAGGCCTCGGTCAATTTGGGATTATAACCAGGGCAAGGATCGTCTTGGACAAAGCACCAACACGAGTAAGTGTAGTATTTGCATCGAAATCTTtgctattaaagaaaaaaaaaaaactgacttTTAGTTTCAAGATCTTGTACGTACAATAACGTCTACAAAAGTTCATAAATAACGCATATAATCTAGCATAAAAATTTTCGCGTTGTAACTGCAATACGACAGGGCTTGGATTGAAAGTTCCCCGGCTAACGTCCAAGCAGCTGGTTCCCCACACATTTCAGCATCAATCATAGTTAACCGCAGATGAACAAAATAGGAAAAATAGATCAACCCACCAAATTAAgtactttttcatttttttgtttttgtttttgagtGTGACCAAATTAAGGAGTCCTTAAAAATATTAGTCATGCTTACTTGTCAGTATCTTAAAGCACTGTTGGATCTAATCTACTGCCCTGAAAAGCTAAGACTTCTTGCTTGGATTGATAATGTAATTTGATTATGACCTGATAAGTTTAATAATCATGCTACAAGAAACCATTATCTCTATTCCACATCAATTGTGACTTTTCTTAAGACGAATATGGACAAAATTAAGGAATCCAGGATTTATTCTTTTGATGGATTCAGGGGTGCTTTTGCTTATGAATTGGCAGACAAGTAGTGTTGTACATATGTCTTACTAGTacacattttttttctctttttacatGTACAGGTGAAATGGCTGAGAATAATGTACGATGATTTTTCCAGCTTTACAAGAGACCAGGAATATCTAATCTCAATTAATGATAATGGCGTAGACTATGTAGAAGGTTCCCTTATACTGCAACAAAGTTCTCCCAATAACTGGAGATCTTCATTTTTCTCCGCTTCCCATcagtccaaaatttcttccttgttaACTGAACGAGGCATCCTCTACTGCATGGAAGTTGTCAAGTACTACGACGATAACACTGCTGCTACTGTTGATCAGGTATGCAATCCTAATAATCATTCTTGTCAATTACTGTACATTTAGCTTATAGTATTGAACACATATTTGATGCTACTATCCAGGCAGACGTCTatatatatctatgtatataaatatatatatataacatgtTTGTTTGTTCTAATGTGTAGGAACTTGAATTATTGCTAGAGGGTTTGCACTACATTCCTGGATTCTTATTCAAGAAAGATGATTCCTTCGTGGGTTTTCTGAATAGAGTAAGAAGTGGGGAGCTCAAGCTTCAGTCCAAGGGATTGTGGGATGTCCCTCATCCGTGGCTCAATCTCTTTGTACCCAAGTCTCGTATCATGGACTTCAATGCTGGTGTTTTTGTCGACATCTTACTTAAACAGAATAAGGCTACAGGACCCATTCTTGTCTACCCaacaagcaagaaaatgtaATCATCAGCCTCTAAAATGCTACGCACTAATATTTTATTTCTTACTTGGAAATATATTATTCTACCCCAGCTGTGTTGGTAATTATAGTATTAAGACAACATTATTGTTCGCAAATATATTTGTGTTCGGATCGAGTTAAACATTATTAGCACtccatgttatttaattaacataaatttttatttttaattggtTACAGGTGGGATGAGAGAATGTCGGCTGTCGTACCTGACGAAGATACATTTTACTGCGTGGGACTATTGCAATCTGGTACATTGGATGACTGGAAGAACTTGGATGACCAAAATAATGAACTACTGGAGTTTTGTGACAAAAATGGCATCGAGATCAAGCAGTATCTTCCGCACTACAAAACCAGACAAGACTGGATGAACCATTTTGGGTCGAAATGGAGCACAtttcaagaaagaaaagctcgGTTTGATCCGAAAATGATATTATCTCCAggacaaaaaattttcaattttgtttagAATTAGGCACATAGTTTCATCAATTTAGTTAGATAGAAAGTAGATTCAAGTCCTCTTGATCACTAATTTAGTTCAGGCAGTAGTTGCAACTATTACTTCCTGTACAAGATTACCAAGTTTTATGTAAATGAACGCACTATGTTGCCAGGTAGGAGCCATATTAATGGTTTTTTCCAATTATAaaaaatagggataatttcagaaacctcccctgaggtttctgacaatttcattgaactctcttgaaattttcaatattacacttacctctcttgatgaTAAACGCTGACTATAATAACCTTCATAATTTTCAAAAGACAAGCCATtgataaaaaagggaaaaaataatagaaaaaaggaaaatgagaaaaggaaaacaatttttcTTTACTAAGCCATATATTGTGGCCAAATTACTTTAGTCATGGCCATTAAATTGTAACCTTCTATCATTCAAATTTGCTAATCAAGGTAGATGTCTCCTTCCTTCTATCACTCAAATATGCTACTGCTGTTGATGATGATGGAAGCAATCATCACTGCAAACCACCCAATTGTTCATATCATTGAGGACAAAAAAGCTACCGGATTATGGAAAATATAATTTGATAGATTGTACTAAAACTACTATCCCAAACTTGCACTTTGTTGATATTTTGCCTGGTTCCTCTTAATAGATATCAAATTTGTTTTCAATAAAATTATGTCAATTCAGAGAAAAAAAATGTGAGCTGATTTAATATGACCAACCCAAATGTTGAGAGCAGAGATTAGAAGAATTTTGGTAACTGAGGGCTTGGGTGTTTGAGTGGGGAAAAGGTAAGGATTATGAGTTTTATGACTAAAGATTTGTTAGGCAATATATGGAAGAAACTTATAACGAGGTAAAGATTGTGAAGGTAAGAATTATGATGGTGGATTTTGGCATCTAAGACAAAGAGTTTgtttggaagaagaaaaagtgatAAGAGTTTGAAAGTTTGAGTGGATGTAGAAAACCATGGGGATGGAAAATATCAAGACATTGGCTAAGCAATAAGACTCATAATTTTGATAATATACAAGTGTATTTTTGACTTTTAAAAAATCTTAATGATTATTCATATTAAGGAAATTTAGGTGAGGGCAATTTTGGGCATTCATATACTTTTTTGGTCTTATATCATCAAGGTGAAACCTAAACCTATGTTCTAGGAGAGacatgtgtaatttttaaaacgtGAGAGGAGCTGTCTGAAATTACTAGAAAcctttctgaaattatcccaaaaaaatatAGTAAAATTCTCCTTTCTGTTTCACTTCCATGAATTGCACCTTTTCGGCTGAAAAGAGGGAATCTGTTTCCTGCTGGAAATTAtaattgaaaattatttttctggTGTGCTTGATTATGGATTGTAAAGTCGAGTAATAATTTCACAGTCGTTCACACGGGGAAGTGGAGACAAGCCGTAAATGTGATTctatagcctttagcttttgagGTTCCTTTGGATTTCAACAAGAGGCTGCTGCTGCAGCCTGCCTAATAAGTTCGGCATTGTCATTATGCTTGTTAATCCACGAAGATCGAACACCGTGAAAACTAGCAAAGAATAAACAATGGTATCATTAACGTTAATGATTATGTCTCCCTTATGCTTAGCATCAAGGTGTGTCTGTGGCTGCCGAAGAAGCTGCTCATCATCTACTAGGCAAAGAAATTAGGGGGTTTTAGTTAATTAACATTAAATAATTGGATCATGGGCTCTACCAATCTGTGATTTCCAGTTAGACAAcattctccctttttaatcaacactataaaaaaaaaaagagtataatTTGACACGAATTACAGGTTTTATTTAATCTTTTAGTGTCTTCTAAAACATATACTATAgccccttcaaaaaaaaaaatagtttctttttaaaaaaaactcttCTGCATTTTTatggggggttttttttttttcttttggtgtgtggtgggggggggggggagggggtggttgtgtgtgtgtgtgttttggtGTGGAGGTCGTCTGAGGTATTGAAAGGGCACAATCTAGTTGGCCGGTTACCTGCGGACACATAAACCACGCAAAAGACTCCTGCACCAAGCTAAGCTAATCTTATTATCTTCTTGTTTACCCAAAGAACTAGTTTTAAGTGGTCGAGATTTTACTGCTTAGTGCTAGCAGATGAGATTAGACACCACGAAGTCGACAACTCGACGTTCATTTGTTTGGCACTTGTACAACTTCCATCGAGCTAATTTGCTGTATAAATTTGCGAGGTGATTTGTTCTATCATAATCCCGCATTGTTCACAAGTCGTGCCTTTCATTTTTCAGTCGAAAAAGCTTCTTGACTTTATCCTTAGCTCGCATATTTTGAACCATACATATGAGGATATACACCACCACAAATCGTGTTCTGTAAATTCTTTTGTAGCACTGCCGGAATGCATTTTGTTATTGTGGAACGATCTTGGAACTGCCGATGAAGAATATGTTGGAGTTGTTTCTTCCCCTTATTTGCTAAAAGATATCAACTTGAAGTTTGGCTGCACCACTTTGGCCACCAGGTTTTGCTAATGACAAAGTAAGGCTTGATGCAGGATAAAACTTTAGATATTATAGTAAGATAGCCAAGAATTTACAcaaccagagagagagagagagtattcAAGAATAGCATTCGTATAGCTGAACTCCTTTGTTACACGACCAACTACAGCTTACATAAAACTTTTCCGGTTCTCGGTTAAACGCAGTTTGATCCCACATTGGTCTCGTTAGTTTTTACGTTGCATTTTGAACTTTTACTTTAGACAATTGTGTCCTATTCTAACCAACCCATACCAATTATCATTAATTGCTCGCAATAAAGGTTAAATGAAccgaagaaaaataaaaactaatggGCACACCACACTCGTATGCAAAATGATTTTGCATCACCTGTTTATGAGGAAAGATTATGTACTTTCGATAGTATAATTTAGCACttgtaaatttcattttgatttcATTGCTCGAAATATTATCCAACAAGTAGTAATCGTTTCCAGTAAATTCGAGAGGGAAGGTTGGGTTAGATAGTAAAGGGAGAGGGAGTATAAATGGAAGGTCCTGGATTCAGGATATAGGACCTTCCACTTAcctcacaaaaaaaaagttgagaaaattggaaaaaactcaagcgaaattttttttttttttttttttttttggttcaatgGGAGACCTTCAGCCtgaaagctaaaaaaaaaaattggaagaactcaagaaaaaaaaaacttctttttttggttcaatGGAAGACCTTAAacctgaaagaaaaaaaaatagaagcgTTTTTGATCGTCTTTACCAACTAAACCAGATACTCAAGGGCATAAGAGGGCTTTATGTTAAACTTGTTCGGTTTTGTGAAAAGTGAGCCCATCATATGTCCACGAGTAGCTTGAGAGTAAAACGACAACCCGTTCTGTTAAAATTTGGGCCGGCCAAATAATTGGCATCGATGAAGCCCAAGATGTTCTCCTGCTAGAAAACATTCGGCAATCGAGTCATCTTCAGTAATGGCAACTTCGCAATCGCCATTGAATTTTCTCTCCCAGACTCCATTTCCATAcccttcttcatcttcttcacaATCTCACTTTCTCATTCCACTATTAGAAACCTGTTGCTTAAACAGAGCTCTCAAGTTTAAAATTTGTTGTTCGACTCATTCTATTGAAATTGGCACGCAGCAAAGTAGCCTCACCAGGAAGAAGAGAAAGCCCAGGCCTAGCTttgttgagcaaattcaagataAATGGTCTCGGAAACCCACTATCTTGATAGAAAAACTCCcatgggaagaagaagaaaaagaagaagcaaagttcgaaaattttgaagaagatgaagagcGAAATGTGAGATTTTCCAATGGGGTTGTTTCTCAGACAGCAAGTGAAAAGAGCTCTGCAGTTAGTCAGCCAGTGAGTTCTGGTTTACCGGAAAAGGTAATATTGCCTCCTTGGGAGCATGGAAAGAAGCCCAGAAAAAAGTCCCAGTTTGATAATCCAGTTAGAAACTCGAGGCGGGCCAGTAATAGTACTGAAAGCCTCAATGGCCTTAATGATCATGCTCAAA
Protein-coding sequences here:
- the LOC113696308 gene encoding cytokinin dehydrogenase 3-like, coding for MPKPSSIPACFFMLLFIIGRFISIIGKFRPWPNSLPRQVLFLDIATKLRFDPDAINTASSDFGKLVQEIPSAVFYPSSVPDIIRVINVSYNSSVPFGIAARGHGHSIRGQAMAPNGVVIEMSSLSDCTSNGTKIKVSWSPSLGYYADVGGEQLWIDVLRTTLDYGLAPVSWTDYLYLTVGGTLSNAGISGQTFRHGPQISNVHELDVITGKGEFITCSKHMNSELYYAVLGGLGQFGIITRARIVLDKAPTRVKWLRIMYDDFSSFTRDQEYLISINDNGVDYVEGSLILQQSSPNNWRSSFFSASHQSKISSLLTERGILYCMEVVKYYDDNTAATVDQELELLLEGLHYIPGFLFKKDDSFVGFLNRVRSGELKLQSKGLWDVPHPWLNLFVPKSRIMDFNAGVFVDILLKQNKATGPILVYPTSKKMWDERMSAVVPDEDTFYCVGLLQSGTLDDWKNLDDQNNELLEFCDKNGIEIKQYLPHYKTRQDWMNHFGSKWSTFQERKARFDPKMILSPGQKIFNFV